In one Triplophysa rosa linkage group LG13, Trosa_1v2, whole genome shotgun sequence genomic region, the following are encoded:
- the LOC130563505 gene encoding uncharacterized protein LOC130563505, with protein sequence MAQSTATIKQITETTSPTMLSQSTTQLWSTATTTRLSTKIQLPSTTALQPITTPRTTTVTTTMTTTTITPIPTPALPKVAVGFVLLTQFVQELENQQSEQFKTLSAEVKKGCDVVYKKKFGARFLRTEVLAFRRDDGTRAAGHVRAEIELVFDGSSTGPLPAVTEVVETLKDAASNPASGLNLTIDATSISVIRALQTIPVSILTDGTFVVALSNSSSPAYRNRASMIKTGLEPFFTDDYPTSFTVLSITNFSDVSTKSVSRATIQNSMDLTFAANSPLPNANQIVNTIVRAANSSSLPFKIFTHSITVSGTEYSSAEVSSHISMLMASVLIAMSLLVTRFD encoded by the exons ATGGCGCAATCTACAGCTACAATCAAACAAATTACAGAAACAACCTCACCTACAATGTTATCACAATCTACAACTCAACTGTGGTCAACAGCCACAACAACTCGTTTATCAACTAAAATCCAGCTTCCATCTACTACTGCTCTACAACCAATCACCACCCCACGTACAACAACCGTGACAACTACAATGACCACGACAACCATAACACCGATTCCAACACCTGCTCTTCCAAAAGTAGCCGTAGGGTTTGTCCTCCTAACGCAGTTTGTTCAAGAGCTCGAAAACCAGCAAAGTGAACAATTTAAGACTCTATCAGCAGAGGTCAAGAAGGGG TGTGACGTCGTCTATAAAAAGAAGTTTGGAGCCCGTTTCCTCAGGACTGAAGTGCTTGCTTTCCG tcgCGATGATGGAACCCGGGCAGCAGGGCATGTAAGGGCGGAGATTGAGTTAGTGTTTGATGGATCCTCTACTGGTCCGCTCCCAGCCGTCACTGAGGTTGTGGAAACATTAAAAGATGCAGCCTCAAATCCAGCCTCAGGATTAAACCTCACCATTGATGCTACGTCCATTTCTGTTATCA GAGCACTGCAGACAATTCCAGTGAGCATCTTGACCGATGGCACTTTTGTGGTTGCTTTATCAAATTCAAGTTCGCCTGCATACAGAAACAGGGCATCAATGATTAAAACAGGG CTTGAACCATTTTTCACCGATGATTATCCAACGTCATTCACTGTTTTGTCTATAACAAACTTCAG TGATGTGAGCACAAAATCCGTCAGCAGGGCCACAATACAAAACTCTATGGATCTTACTTTTGCAGCAAACAGCCCTCTACCCAATGCCAACCAGATAGTGAACACTATAGTCCGAGCAGCCAACAGCAGCTCACTGCCCTTCAAAATCTTCACTCATTCCATCACAGTCAGTGGAACAG AGTACTCTTCAGCCGAAGTGAGCAGTCACATCAGCATGCTGATGGCTTCAGTCCTGATTGCTATGTCACTTCTGGTCACACGGTTTGACTGA